A single genomic interval of Gemmatimonadota bacterium harbors:
- a CDS encoding M55 family metallopeptidase — translation MRIHASVVLLAAVAAIAACTPRAEENEARPAWTAENGVTVGSPAPRKEGQLRVLVYHDMEGLAGQDDYRTFNYSHPEHYPKGRAFLAADVNAVVDGLFAGGATSVTIVDGHGSGNSAPDLDPALLDRRATQLTRDSAFRQYVDIVTPDTYDAIVAVGMHAKTGSQGFAAHTITIGMDVWMNGRSITESELVAYSWGRYGVPMVMVTGDDKLAADLQTMPWLKFVVTKHATSASTVQLRDVDSVHAEMKAQAAAALRDIAQAKTITVKEPVNAALRVVLPARLSPLRGVPGVTLAASGDRVDFVAKDFVAAYDGVNALIGVARLAYPTVQNEIIREHADSTLILRRQRERLMERWFDVESGRWSPPPAPAAAPGRKFYGAQ, via the coding sequence ATGCGAATCCACGCGAGCGTCGTACTCCTTGCTGCCGTTGCCGCCATCGCCGCCTGTACGCCGCGCGCCGAAGAGAACGAGGCCCGCCCGGCATGGACGGCCGAGAATGGCGTCACCGTGGGGAGCCCCGCGCCGCGGAAGGAAGGGCAACTGCGCGTCCTCGTCTACCATGACATGGAGGGACTCGCTGGCCAGGACGACTACCGCACCTTCAACTACTCGCATCCGGAGCACTACCCGAAAGGCCGGGCGTTCCTCGCGGCGGACGTGAACGCCGTCGTGGACGGCCTATTCGCCGGCGGCGCGACCTCCGTGACGATCGTGGATGGGCACGGCTCGGGGAACTCTGCGCCCGACCTTGATCCGGCCCTGCTCGACCGGCGCGCCACGCAGCTCACCCGGGATAGTGCCTTCCGGCAGTACGTCGACATCGTCACCCCCGACACCTACGACGCGATCGTGGCCGTCGGGATGCACGCGAAGACGGGGAGCCAGGGGTTTGCTGCCCACACGATCACGATCGGGATGGATGTCTGGATGAACGGGAGATCGATCACCGAGAGCGAGCTGGTCGCCTATTCGTGGGGCCGCTACGGCGTGCCGATGGTGATGGTGACCGGCGATGACAAACTTGCCGCAGATCTGCAGACGATGCCGTGGCTGAAGTTCGTCGTGACGAAACACGCTACGAGCGCTAGCACGGTGCAGTTGCGCGACGTGGACAGCGTGCACGCCGAGATGAAGGCCCAGGCCGCGGCCGCCCTCCGCGACATCGCGCAGGCGAAGACGATCACCGTGAAGGAGCCGGTGAACGCGGCGCTCCGGGTGGTCCTGCCCGCTCGACTCTCCCCATTGCGCGGCGTACCCGGGGTCACCCTCGCGGCCAGCGGAGATCGCGTCGACTTTGTGGCGAAGGACTTCGTGGCCGCGTACGATGGGGTGAACGCGTTGATCGGCGTGGCGCGCCTCGCCTATCCCACGGTGCAGAATGAGATCATCCGCGAGCACGCGGATAGCACGCTCATCCTCAGGCGCCAGCGCGAGCGGCTGATGGAACGATGGTTCGACGTGGAGTCCGGACGTTGGTCGCCGCCGCCGGCGCCCGCGGCGGCGCCGGGGCGGAAGTTCTACGGGGCCCAGTAG
- a CDS encoding amidohydrolase family protein: MNPLGRLRCLVAAAAFLGLCGREIPAQPRPAPRPEARVIYRNVSVITPHDTAVRGGMAIVVQGERITEVVPVAALTAAQLNGATIWEGRGAFALPGLMDSHVHLATSPDRADAEREFARLVYSGVTQARDMAGDARSLAELSRMAMMHEVPAPDFFYSALMAGPSFFSDPRPAASAAGLTPGRVPWMQEVVDTTDIRLAVARARGTGATGIKVYANLAGDLVEKIIAEGRRQGIPVWTHLQVYPATPYHSLGATAVSHVAMIARWVLEPGKQAYGHAGHPPCDALRADHPELVKYFAALARSGTVLDATLSLDSLPGVAPASGRVRCSGRLAGELVAAAVRAGVPVSTGTDRTTPRAAGYPALHDELEALVKVAGLTPREVITAATLHGARTIGRERDYGTIEAGKYASLVFVRRNPLVDIANLRTVVMTVKRGKQYSRAAYRRR, encoded by the coding sequence GTGAACCCACTCGGTCGCCTGCGCTGTCTCGTCGCCGCTGCTGCCTTCCTCGGGCTTTGCGGTCGCGAGATCCCTGCCCAACCACGTCCTGCACCGCGCCCCGAGGCGCGCGTGATCTACCGCAACGTCAGCGTCATCACGCCACACGACACCGCGGTGCGTGGGGGAATGGCCATTGTTGTGCAGGGTGAGCGCATCACGGAGGTCGTGCCCGTGGCAGCGCTCACCGCGGCGCAGCTCAATGGGGCGACGATCTGGGAAGGGCGTGGTGCGTTTGCCCTGCCCGGTTTGATGGATTCGCATGTCCACCTGGCGACATCACCCGATCGTGCGGACGCCGAACGCGAGTTCGCGCGACTGGTCTACAGCGGGGTGACCCAGGCGCGCGACATGGCCGGGGACGCGCGGTCGCTCGCGGAACTTTCGCGCATGGCGATGATGCATGAGGTGCCAGCGCCGGACTTCTTTTACTCGGCGCTGATGGCGGGGCCGTCGTTCTTCAGCGACCCTCGTCCCGCGGCGTCAGCGGCCGGGCTCACGCCCGGGCGCGTTCCATGGATGCAGGAAGTGGTCGACACGACGGACATCCGTCTCGCTGTAGCGCGTGCCCGCGGTACCGGCGCGACGGGGATCAAGGTCTACGCGAATCTTGCCGGCGACCTGGTGGAGAAGATCATCGCCGAGGGGAGGAGGCAGGGGATCCCGGTGTGGACGCACCTGCAGGTGTATCCGGCGACGCCATACCACTCGCTGGGCGCGACGGCTGTGTCACACGTGGCGATGATTGCGCGGTGGGTGCTTGAGCCGGGGAAGCAGGCGTATGGTCACGCGGGTCATCCCCCGTGTGATGCCCTGCGAGCGGACCATCCGGAGCTGGTGAAGTACTTCGCAGCATTGGCACGATCAGGTACGGTCCTGGACGCCACGTTGTCGCTCGATTCATTGCCCGGGGTCGCGCCGGCGTCGGGGCGCGTGCGTTGTTCGGGGCGGCTGGCCGGAGAGCTGGTGGCGGCCGCCGTGCGCGCGGGCGTCCCGGTTTCCACGGGCACCGATCGCACGACGCCACGCGCGGCCGGGTATCCCGCGCTCCACGATGAACTTGAGGCGTTGGTGAAGGTTGCCGGTTTGACTCCGCGTGAAGTAATCACGGCCGCCACGTTGCACGGTGCACGCACGATCGGTCGTGAGCGGGACTATGGAACGATCGAGGCCGGGAAATACGCGTCGCTGGTGTTTGTACGCCGAAACCCGCTGGTGGATATCGCGAACCTGCGCACCGTGGTGATGACGGTGAAGCGGGGGAAGCAGTATTCGCGAGCGGCGTACCGCAGGAGGTGA
- a CDS encoding DUF2911 domain-containing protein — protein MHSLIRSALLTATVPTLAAAQVGGFVTLLGKDTVSVERYERTANRIDGQIVRRSPQTSVLRYSLTFNADGSVATYEQAVLRPDGSAAPNSAPQRMTFTPDSVLRQVVQNGQPTTLRSAAPKGTLPGIAGSTLGTELLLATSRRLGAVYLIGFAAQQTAPNKADVRFMGADSAEVVAGGFRTGFKLGANGQVLRSDGSLTTQKFITTPAPAVNIGTLASAWAAKDAAGQSLGAASTRDTLRATIGAATVTIDYGRPAARGREIWGKLVPFDTTWRFGANAATQLTTDKDLMIGAAHVPAGKYTLFLYPTATAAWLIVNKQTGQWGTAYDKSQDLVRIPLELHMNQSAMEERFRIFVAGDKLMIQWDRGGYGVKVAGM, from the coding sequence ATGCACTCCCTGATTCGTTCAGCTCTCCTGACCGCCACCGTGCCAACGCTCGCCGCGGCGCAGGTCGGCGGCTTCGTCACCCTGCTCGGCAAGGATACAGTCTCGGTGGAGCGTTACGAACGCACCGCGAACCGGATCGACGGCCAGATCGTCCGGCGTTCGCCGCAGACCTCGGTGCTCCGTTACAGCCTGACCTTCAACGCCGACGGCAGCGTCGCGACCTATGAGCAGGCCGTGCTGCGCCCGGATGGTTCGGCAGCCCCCAACAGCGCCCCCCAACGCATGACGTTCACGCCGGACAGCGTGCTGCGCCAGGTCGTTCAGAACGGCCAGCCGACGACGCTGCGGTCTGCCGCCCCGAAGGGCACGCTGCCTGGGATTGCTGGCTCGACGCTGGGCACGGAACTACTCCTTGCTACCTCGCGACGGCTTGGCGCTGTCTACCTGATTGGGTTTGCGGCGCAGCAGACCGCGCCAAACAAGGCAGACGTTCGCTTCATGGGCGCCGACTCGGCCGAGGTCGTGGCCGGTGGCTTCCGGACCGGCTTCAAGCTTGGCGCCAACGGGCAAGTGCTGCGTAGCGATGGATCACTGACCACGCAGAAGTTCATCACGACCCCCGCGCCCGCCGTCAACATCGGGACGCTGGCCAGCGCGTGGGCGGCGAAGGATGCGGCCGGGCAATCGTTAGGCGCCGCGTCGACGCGGGATACGCTGCGCGCCACGATTGGCGCCGCGACGGTCACGATCGACTATGGTCGCCCGGCCGCGCGCGGCCGCGAGATCTGGGGCAAGCTGGTGCCGTTCGACACCACCTGGCGCTTTGGTGCGAACGCGGCCACGCAGCTCACTACCGACAAGGATCTCATGATCGGCGCGGCGCATGTCCCGGCCGGGAAGTACACCCTGTTCCTCTATCCCACGGCGACGGCGGCGTGGTTGATCGTCAACAAGCAAACCGGCCAGTGGGGCACCGCCTACGACAAATCGCAGGACCTGGTCCGCATCCCGCTGGAGCTGCACATGAACCAGTCCGCGATGGAAGAGCGGTTTCGCATCTTCGTGGCCGGCGACAAGCTCATGATCCAGTGGGATCGCGGGGGATACGGGGTGAAAGTGGCGGGAATGTAG
- the fumC gene encoding class II fumarate hydratase has protein sequence MTFRTETDTFGPIDVPNDRYWGAQAQRSLGNFKIGWEKQPASIVRALGIVKQAAAITNMHLGKLEPAIGQAIVDVAQEVIDGKLNDHFPLVVWQTGSGTQSNMNANEVISNRAIEKLGGVMGSKKPVHPNDHVNMSQSSNDCFPTAMHIACAEEVVKHLLPALTHLHAALDAKAKAWTDIIKIGRTHTQDATPVTLGQEFSGYAQQVANGIERIKLTLPALMELAQGGTAVGTGLASPVGFAEKVAVEIARITSLPFTSAPNKFEALSAHDAMVFTHGAITTVAMSCFKLANDIRFLGSGPRAGLGELALPENEPGSSIMPGKVNPTQVEAITQVAAHILGNNAAIAFAGSQGHFQLNVYNPMMAYNFLQSVQLLADAAVSFTDNCVVGIEPRLDNIARGLANSLMLVTPLKEKYGYDRAAKIAKTAHKNGTTLREEAIKDGIPADDFDAIVRPENMIAPG, from the coding sequence ATGACCTTCCGTACTGAAACCGACACCTTCGGCCCGATCGACGTCCCCAACGATCGCTACTGGGGCGCCCAGGCCCAACGCTCGCTCGGCAACTTCAAGATTGGTTGGGAAAAGCAGCCCGCCTCGATCGTCCGCGCCCTCGGCATCGTCAAGCAGGCGGCGGCCATCACCAACATGCACCTCGGCAAGCTCGAACCGGCCATCGGACAGGCCATTGTCGACGTCGCCCAGGAAGTGATCGACGGCAAGCTCAATGACCACTTTCCGCTGGTGGTCTGGCAGACCGGGTCGGGCACGCAGTCAAACATGAACGCCAACGAGGTGATCTCGAACCGCGCAATCGAGAAACTCGGCGGAGTCATGGGCTCCAAGAAGCCCGTGCACCCGAACGACCACGTGAACATGTCGCAGAGCTCCAACGACTGCTTCCCCACGGCGATGCACATCGCCTGCGCGGAAGAGGTCGTGAAGCACCTGCTTCCCGCGCTCACGCACCTGCACGCGGCGCTCGACGCCAAGGCGAAGGCCTGGACCGACATCATCAAGATCGGCCGCACCCACACGCAGGACGCCACCCCGGTCACCCTCGGTCAGGAGTTCTCCGGCTACGCGCAGCAGGTGGCCAACGGGATCGAGCGGATCAAGCTGACGCTGCCCGCCCTGATGGAGTTGGCGCAGGGCGGCACCGCGGTCGGGACCGGGCTGGCGTCGCCGGTTGGTTTCGCCGAAAAAGTCGCGGTCGAGATTGCGCGCATCACCAGCCTGCCGTTTACCAGTGCCCCCAACAAGTTCGAGGCGCTGTCGGCCCACGATGCGATGGTCTTCACGCACGGCGCGATCACGACGGTCGCCATGTCGTGCTTCAAGCTGGCCAACGACATCCGCTTCCTCGGCTCCGGGCCGCGCGCGGGGCTCGGCGAACTCGCACTGCCGGAGAACGAGCCGGGCAGCTCGATCATGCCCGGCAAGGTGAACCCCACGCAGGTCGAGGCGATCACCCAGGTCGCGGCGCACATCCTGGGGAACAATGCAGCCATCGCCTTCGCGGGCTCGCAGGGGCACTTCCAGCTCAACGTGTACAACCCGATGATGGCCTACAACTTCCTCCAGTCGGTGCAGCTGCTGGCGGATGCGGCCGTCTCGTTCACGGACAACTGCGTGGTGGGGATCGAGCCGCGACTGGACAACATCGCGCGTGGCCTGGCCAACTCGCTCATGCTGGTCACGCCGCTCAAGGAGAAGTACGGCTACGATCGCGCGGCAAAGATCGCGAAGACGGCGCACAAGAACGGCACGACGCTGCGCGAAGAGGCGATCAAGGACGGCATTCCGGCCGACGACTTTGATGCGATCGTGCGTCCGGAGAACATGATCGCCCCGGGGTGA
- a CDS encoding DUF839 domain-containing protein: MAEEVITATHRDPQYPDIERGLIYEYNPTTGDVKALPAVGARSHEGLRFDSQGNLYGISESRGIANAGKPGESGAIFKFVPTRKGDLSAGKLYALKVRDGQSRTGEATWVELKLDQTTFDSDAAAQAVGATGWDRPEDVEIVRQGNSDVMYVAVTESSNLAKNNGLVLKIVLRSNSFAMVSNYVLPGVNAPSEVADPVWGSDAGLGFDDPDNLTALPNGDVLINEDDSPSDTWIARGSGPMATTVVEFSRLLDCGAETTGIYYDKFRRILYANSQHAALHGGRDLTVAIYPPKGR; the protein is encoded by the coding sequence ATGGCTGAGGAAGTGATCACCGCCACCCACCGCGATCCGCAGTATCCCGACATCGAGCGTGGGTTGATCTACGAGTACAACCCGACGACGGGTGACGTGAAGGCACTTCCGGCAGTTGGTGCGCGGTCCCACGAAGGGTTGCGCTTCGACAGCCAGGGGAACCTCTACGGCATCTCCGAGTCGCGCGGCATTGCGAACGCGGGGAAGCCTGGCGAGTCCGGCGCCATCTTCAAGTTTGTCCCGACGCGGAAGGGCGACCTGTCCGCGGGCAAGCTCTACGCGCTCAAGGTGCGCGACGGGCAGTCGCGCACGGGTGAGGCGACCTGGGTGGAGCTGAAGCTCGACCAGACGACCTTCGACTCCGATGCGGCCGCGCAGGCGGTGGGCGCGACGGGCTGGGATCGTCCCGAAGACGTGGAGATCGTGCGTCAGGGCAACAGCGACGTGATGTACGTGGCGGTGACCGAGAGCTCGAACCTGGCGAAGAACAACGGGCTCGTGCTCAAGATCGTGCTCCGGTCGAACAGCTTTGCCATGGTGAGCAACTATGTGTTGCCGGGGGTGAACGCGCCGAGCGAAGTCGCCGATCCGGTGTGGGGCTCCGACGCCGGCCTTGGCTTTGACGATCCGGACAACCTCACGGCGCTGCCGAACGGCGATGTCCTGATCAACGAGGACGACTCGCCGAGCGACACCTGGATCGCGCGCGGCAGCGGGCCGATGGCGACGACGGTGGTGGAGTTCTCGCGCTTGCTCGACTGCGGCGCGGAAACGACGGGGATCTACTACGACAAGTTCCGCCGGATCCTCTACGCTAACTCGCAGCACGCGGCGCTGCACGGTGGCCGCGACCTGACGGTCGCGATCTACCCGCCGAAGGGTCGGTAA
- a CDS encoding amidohydrolase, producing MLRFRTLVLAAAVAASSPSALAAQAITADPALAAEIDRRTAAIANKVTAWRHDIHQNPELGYAEKRTAALVAAHLKSLGIEVQENVGGIPAVVGILKGGKPGPTVALRADMDALPVTEINDLPFKSTVRTVYNGQETGVMHACGHDMHTAILMGTAEVLAGLRDRIPGTVKFLFQPAEEVPPRGGALPMIEAGVMKGVDGVFGLHVGPGPLGAMSYRAGAISASADGWRIVVRGRQGHGAMPSGAVDPIVTSAEIVTALQTIVSRQLNLAVAPAVVTVGAIHGGLRENIIPDSVWMIGTIRAFDPRARTTIHERMKRIATNIAEAHGATAEVTVDIGYPSSVNNDVMVSRFFPTLKRVAGDAGASEGGVTMAGEDFSRFSELAPGFFFNLSVTPPHLDLKTVASNHSPLFQADDRALPVGVRAMTNMAMDFLRSGGLPKPVP from the coding sequence ATGCTGCGCTTCCGCACTCTCGTCCTCGCCGCCGCCGTGGCTGCCTCCTCGCCGTCGGCCCTCGCTGCCCAGGCGATCACGGCAGATCCCGCGCTCGCCGCAGAGATCGATCGTCGCACGGCCGCCATCGCCAACAAGGTCACGGCATGGCGGCACGACATCCACCAGAATCCCGAACTCGGCTACGCCGAAAAGCGCACCGCCGCCCTGGTCGCCGCGCACCTCAAGTCGCTCGGGATCGAGGTACAGGAGAACGTCGGCGGGATCCCGGCCGTGGTCGGTATCCTCAAGGGCGGCAAGCCCGGGCCAACTGTGGCGCTGCGTGCCGACATGGACGCCTTGCCGGTGACCGAAATCAACGATCTGCCGTTCAAGTCGACCGTGCGCACGGTCTACAACGGCCAAGAAACCGGCGTGATGCATGCCTGCGGCCACGACATGCACACGGCCATCCTCATGGGGACCGCCGAAGTGTTGGCTGGCCTGAGGGATCGCATCCCGGGTACCGTCAAGTTCCTGTTCCAGCCCGCTGAGGAAGTGCCGCCACGCGGTGGCGCGCTGCCCATGATCGAGGCCGGGGTGATGAAAGGGGTGGATGGCGTCTTTGGCCTGCATGTCGGCCCAGGGCCCCTCGGCGCCATGAGCTATCGGGCGGGGGCGATTTCGGCCAGCGCGGATGGCTGGCGCATCGTCGTGCGTGGCCGCCAGGGCCATGGCGCCATGCCCTCCGGCGCGGTGGACCCGATCGTGACGAGCGCGGAGATCGTGACGGCATTGCAGACCATTGTGTCGCGGCAGCTCAATCTCGCTGTCGCACCAGCCGTCGTGACCGTCGGCGCCATCCACGGCGGTCTGCGCGAGAACATCATCCCGGATTCGGTCTGGATGATCGGGACGATCCGCGCCTTCGACCCGCGCGCGCGCACGACGATCCACGAGCGCATGAAGCGCATCGCCACCAACATCGCCGAAGCGCACGGGGCCACCGCGGAGGTGACCGTGGACATTGGCTATCCCAGCTCGGTGAACAACGACGTCATGGTGTCGCGGTTCTTCCCCACGCTCAAGCGCGTGGCCGGCGACGCGGGCGCGAGCGAAGGTGGCGTGACGATGGCCGGCGAGGACTTCTCGCGCTTCTCCGAACTCGCCCCGGGCTTCTTCTTCAACCTTTCCGTCACGCCGCCGCACCTCGACCTCAAGACGGTCGCCAGCAACCACTCGCCCCTGTTCCAGGCCGACGATCGCGCCCTGCCGGTCGGTGTACGCGCGATGACCAACATGGCGATGGACTTCCTGCGATCGGGCGGCTTACCGAAGCCCGTGCCCTGA
- a CDS encoding M28 family peptidase, translated as MPRLIAAFLLSALCGASLAAQSTDATWRAVRQRFDGARARATVAFLDQHVRWPGNRGYDASIAHIVERLDAAGYVRQERANASDRLVYRVERYPMTAPAWEPLDATLQIVGESAPVLQFATNRNMLATNSFATPDTGVVAELVDGGDGTPARLDAANVRGKVVFARTAVSRLFTEAVTRRGALGVLAYNLPAYLQPEKNRRSIQFGSVPRDTVAQGFAIVLSFDARERLTAALARGPVRVRVTAGVQWTPNAVEQAVVAEVRGRQAPEERFVFSAHVQEPGANDNASGVGAQVEMARVLAELVRNRLVDPARSITMLWGLEIRSTERYITQDSVRARGIRWGLSLDMVGEDTQKTGGSFLIEKMPDPSAIWTRGEDKHSEWGGSPITKEQLTPHYFNDFMLARCLEQSRENGWVVKTNPFEGGSDHTPFLRAKKPGLLFWHFTDQFYHTDGDRIEMVSADELRNVGMCALMGALVLTRSDAATARGVIAELERAAIARLEAEGALAAKTRAAGGNVVQERDILETWAQWYVDALATVADIEVGAPAESTRREMAAASVRVRDALRGVLRDRLGITGN; from the coding sequence ATGCCTCGCCTGATTGCGGCCTTCCTGCTCTCCGCCTTGTGCGGCGCGTCCCTCGCGGCCCAATCGACGGACGCCACCTGGCGTGCCGTGCGGCAGCGCTTTGACGGCGCTCGCGCCAGGGCCACGGTGGCCTTTCTCGACCAGCATGTGCGGTGGCCGGGCAACCGCGGCTACGACGCCAGCATTGCGCACATCGTCGAGCGGCTGGACGCGGCCGGTTACGTCCGGCAGGAGCGGGCGAACGCCTCCGACCGCCTGGTGTATCGCGTCGAACGCTATCCGATGACCGCCCCGGCGTGGGAGCCGCTGGACGCCACGCTGCAGATCGTTGGAGAGTCGGCACCGGTCCTCCAGTTCGCCACGAACCGCAACATGCTGGCCACGAACTCCTTCGCCACGCCGGACACGGGGGTGGTGGCCGAGCTGGTCGACGGTGGCGACGGCACCCCGGCGCGGCTCGACGCCGCCAACGTGCGCGGCAAGGTGGTGTTCGCGCGCACCGCGGTCTCGCGCCTCTTCACCGAGGCCGTCACCCGGCGGGGGGCCCTCGGCGTCCTCGCGTACAACCTGCCGGCCTACCTGCAGCCGGAGAAGAATCGCCGCTCGATCCAGTTTGGCAGTGTGCCGCGCGATACCGTCGCGCAGGGGTTCGCGATCGTCCTCTCGTTTGATGCGCGGGAACGACTGACCGCCGCGCTGGCCCGCGGCCCGGTGCGCGTGCGCGTGACGGCTGGCGTCCAGTGGACACCAAACGCCGTGGAGCAGGCCGTGGTCGCCGAGGTGCGCGGACGCCAGGCGCCGGAGGAGCGGTTTGTCTTCTCGGCGCACGTGCAGGAACCCGGGGCGAATGACAATGCGTCCGGGGTGGGCGCGCAGGTGGAGATGGCCCGCGTCCTCGCCGAGCTCGTCCGCAATCGCCTCGTGGATCCGGCTCGCTCGATCACGATGCTCTGGGGGCTCGAGATCCGTTCGACGGAGCGCTACATCACGCAGGACTCGGTGCGCGCGCGCGGCATTCGCTGGGGGCTCTCGCTCGACATGGTGGGTGAAGACACGCAGAAGACCGGCGGCTCCTTCCTGATCGAGAAGATGCCTGATCCGTCCGCGATCTGGACGCGAGGAGAAGACAAGCACTCGGAGTGGGGTGGCTCACCGATCACCAAGGAGCAGCTCACCCCACACTACTTCAACGACTTCATGCTCGCGCGCTGCCTGGAGCAGTCGCGTGAGAACGGGTGGGTGGTGAAGACCAACCCGTTCGAGGGCGGCAGCGATCACACGCCGTTCCTGCGCGCCAAGAAGCCCGGGCTGCTGTTCTGGCACTTCACCGACCAGTTCTACCACACCGATGGTGATCGCATCGAGATGGTGTCGGCCGATGAGCTGCGCAACGTCGGGATGTGCGCGCTCATGGGCGCGCTGGTCCTCACCCGGAGCGATGCGGCGACGGCGCGTGGGGTGATCGCGGAGCTGGAGCGTGCGGCGATCGCGCGGCTCGAGGCGGAGGGGGCGCTTGCGGCCAAGACCCGCGCCGCCGGGGGCAACGTGGTGCAGGAGCGGGACATCCTCGAGACCTGGGCACAGTGGTATGTCGACGCCCTCGCGACGGTGGCGGACATTGAGGTGGGAGCGCCCGCCGAGAGCACGCGTCGGGAGATGGCCGCCGCATCGGTACGGGTGCGTGACGCGCTCCGAGGCGTGTTGCGCGACCGGCTGGGCATCACCGGCAACTGA
- a CDS encoding nuclear transport factor 2 family protein has protein sequence MRAILACLTLGAALLSMADEADAQTTELDRSLEQLVTDYTRLYTRETFAEWRALFLPTFTSTSTTADGGTSVRSLEAFLAAQERGFRESQRMGERLERVRIDRRGRIAMVAADFEYWNNDTTRRGTLVLAAVHVREGWRFQSLVFSYPD, from the coding sequence ATGCGCGCGATCCTCGCCTGCCTCACCCTTGGGGCCGCCCTGCTCTCGATGGCCGACGAGGCCGATGCCCAAACGACCGAGCTCGATCGTTCCCTTGAACAGTTGGTGACGGACTACACGCGGCTCTACACGCGAGAGACGTTCGCCGAATGGCGGGCGCTGTTCCTGCCGACCTTCACGTCAACGTCCACGACGGCAGACGGGGGGACGAGCGTGCGATCGCTGGAGGCATTCCTCGCCGCGCAAGAACGCGGGTTCCGTGAATCGCAACGCATGGGCGAGCGGCTGGAGCGGGTGCGCATCGACCGTCGCGGTCGCATCGCCATGGTTGCGGCCGACTTTGAGTACTGGAACAACGACACCACACGCCGCGGGACGCTGGTGCTGGCGGCGGTGCACGTCCGCGAGGGGTGGCGCTTTCAATCGTTGGTGTTCTCCTACCCCGACTGA
- a CDS encoding metallophosphoesterase — MTLRILLVADSHLGFDLPVSPRVKRRRRGEDFFANHETACQAAIEHGVDLVVHGGDVFDRPGVRAEVALRAYAPLRAVAERGIPVVVVPGNHEKSQLPHGHLLQHPRVHVFSQPRTVTMDVRGVRVALAGFPYVRRDVRSRMPELVEATRWRARDADLSFLCVHHCVEGATVGPGNYTFTTADDVIRHADVPAEFAAVLAGHIHRAQRLDADLQGRPLRTPVFYPGSVERTSLAEIDEPKGYLLLEVGAGQVRHTTLALPARPMVRVEMEVTGVPAERLDTQLQHAIASAPEDAVLVLRVSGNLAAEHQKLLAAARLRRLAPPTMNIEVRANWGPAYASANDREVEQLNLLEPR; from the coding sequence GTGACCCTCCGCATCCTCCTCGTCGCCGACTCGCACCTGGGGTTCGACCTTCCGGTCTCCCCGCGGGTGAAGCGTCGGCGCCGGGGAGAAGACTTCTTCGCGAATCATGAGACCGCCTGTCAGGCGGCGATCGAGCACGGAGTGGACCTGGTGGTGCACGGCGGCGATGTGTTCGATCGCCCCGGGGTTCGGGCCGAAGTGGCATTGCGTGCGTACGCCCCACTGCGTGCGGTCGCGGAGCGCGGGATCCCGGTGGTGGTGGTGCCGGGGAACCACGAGAAGTCGCAGCTGCCGCACGGCCACCTGCTCCAACACCCGCGCGTGCACGTCTTTTCGCAACCACGGACCGTGACGATGGATGTCCGGGGCGTGCGCGTTGCGCTGGCCGGCTTCCCCTATGTGCGTCGCGATGTGCGTTCCCGGATGCCGGAACTGGTGGAGGCCACGCGCTGGCGCGCGCGCGACGCCGATCTGTCCTTCCTGTGCGTGCATCACTGCGTGGAAGGCGCGACGGTCGGGCCGGGGAACTACACGTTCACAACAGCCGACGACGTGATCCGGCATGCGGACGTGCCGGCGGAGTTCGCCGCCGTTCTCGCCGGGCACATCCATCGCGCGCAGCGGCTCGATGCCGACCTGCAAGGGCGGCCGTTGCGGACGCCGGTGTTCTATCCGGGATCGGTGGAACGCACCTCGCTCGCCGAAATTGATGAACCCAAGGGATACCTGCTGCTGGAGGTTGGTGCCGGGCAGGTGCGACACACGACGCTCGCGCTGCCCGCGCGCCCGATGGTGCGCGTCGAAATGGAGGTCACGGGGGTGCCGGCAGAGCGGCTGGATACCCAGCTGCAGCACGCGATCGCCTCGGCACCGGAGGATGCGGTGCTGGTCCTGCGGGTGAGCGGGAACCTGGCCGCAGAACACCAGAAGCTCCTGGCGGCGGCGCGACTTCGTCGGCTCGCCCCGCCGACGATGAACATTGAGGTGCGGGCGAACTGGGGGCCGGCCTATGCGTCGGCGAACGACCGGGAGGTCGAGCAGCTCAACCTGCTGGAGCCACGGTAA